The Belonocnema kinseyi isolate 2016_QV_RU_SX_M_011 chromosome 2, B_treatae_v1, whole genome shotgun sequence nucleotide sequence CAACCCACTGATAACAAAAAACATCGCTATGAcaaagcaaattaaaatttttaataagcatTTGGACAGTGATTTTAATGAACATCTACATAGTGACctaaagaaagaaaattctttaatttttatacatttttaaacacctattacaaaaaaagaaataccaTAAAACAGCAAATTTCATTTTGCAATACAGATCTAAATGTCAAGACCTGTAATATGAAAACAAACATCTTTATAATCCacaaacttgtattatttattgaaaatcttcatttttctaattttgtgcgtatttacaacaacaaaaaccaGTAACCTAacataggaaattttattttccaatccTGGATCTCTTTGcaagatttgaaatgaaattactcACATGAAGTTTTATTACAACGTGTAAGACTGTAATTTGGAAAACCTAATAAATTACAATAGTGCTCTCTGCATTTGCGTGTTGCAGAAGTAATTGAATACGCAAAGCGCCTGGGAATCGACCCGGATGCGGAACCACACCTTTTGGATTTGGCCCGAGAAGGTCTCATGGCGGCGCTACCCAAGGGCTGGTCACCCTGTTTTCATGAAGGCAGTAAAGCCTGGTATTACTACCAAGCATCTACGGGAACCACCACCTGGGAACATCCCCTGGACGCTGTTTACAAGGAACTAGTTGTGCAAGCGAGGGCCGGTAACCGACAGATGAGCGTCGGTACGattgtttaatttctttcgttttcTTCTCTAATTTTTCCCACTAATAGCCTACTCCCTATCTTGAATATTATCTTCTAACAAATTCCACACTTCCgactctaatttaatttaaaactcgatTACTTGtacaaattctttgtaattcccTAAAATTATCGAAGAAGGAAACAAAGGAAGAAATCGACTCGTGAATGCTAACACGGGGTTGCAGAAATAATAAGAACTCTTcctattttaaaggaatttgaacaCCATCGTTTAAACCTACCTAAAAAAAATCCGCGTCATACTTGATATTTCGCGCACTTAAGTCTCTCCTGATTCTTTGAAGCGAATCAATTTGTATCCTCTACGTAGCACTTATCTATCGACGTGTATATAATCACAACGAAACCGTCTAATTATCTTCCGTCGGATTTTCCGCTAGTCGTACCATTAACATGAGAGTGTCTCATGCAAGACTCTTAACTTTGCATAAGATTAAAAgcgtttaagaaatattaatacaTCAACGTTGTCACTTGAAACTCTATGAtcgttataaaaattcatattctatttcaaattttataaataagataCGATATCTAGTGTTATTTATATCCTAATATTGCATGTTTGTTGATTACTAAGCAgggaaaataatcgaaaatagtGTCAGCTCAAGTCAGTCGGTTTCTGTAAAACTTTTCGCGGTATGATTCAGGAGTGTCTCAGTAATAAGTGTTTTCGACGGTTTTGTTCTACCAATCGAAAATATTATAGAGCATCCACTTTTCCCTTTGGCTATAAAGAAGAAAGAGTGGTAGATTGTTCGTAAGAAAGGCTTTTTCGCAGACGAAGACTCTAAGACGACAGCCAAGGACCTCGAATCCCATGAAGACGTGACCTTGCCAAAGGAAAGCATCTCCAGCAAGTCACTTCCGCCACAGACCAAGATCCCCATGAAGCTGGCGCCTCTGAAAAAGCTCAAGAGTGATAGAATCGGTTCTAGAAAGAGGGAACTCTCTTTCGAGAGGGTCCAAAGTTCTAAGGATTTGGACCCTGAAAATCAAAATGAATCGTATTCAGGTCTGACGGATCGAGTCCCGAGGGACTATACGAATCTCAGATTTCAAGACCCCCAGTTTTATGAAAGTCCGAAATTGTTAGATTCACCTATCAAAGGACTGGATTTGAAGGAAGTCCTTAAGAGGTCCGAATCACTTAGTCCTAGGTATGAAAAAGAGTGGGAGCAACTGACTACCAAATTTAGTTCGGAGGAGAACATCATTGATATTGATAGGCTCAGTGCAAGTTCTCTGGCTAAGTCCAACAAGTCAGCTGAGTCTCCGGATAAGGATAAACATCCCAGGCATCCGGGGCAGCAGAAAGAGCTTACGCTTACCGGCGGTGGctcaatttttctcaaaagcAACAGAAGCAGGGATACTACTCCTAGTCAGGACGGCGGCAGGTTCGAGGATTTTCTGATGTTGTCCGGTGAACAAATGATGAGCAGCTCTTCTGGGGATAGGCTTAAATCCATCCTTCGAGAAAAACCCTACGAAGATGGTAAGTTTACATTTCGTTGAtttctattttatgtttttatatcattaatcactatataattaacaattaagtacTGTCATGGAGTAATGGTTGACTCATCGGATCAAAAGAGACAATAACTAGAAGTATGTACTTttagccgctgaatccgaattcacGGTTAGCTTTGCAAAACTAAGTCACGTTTTTATAAcatattttggttttttaaaaatgtcgaaaaactaAATCGGGTTGACAAATTGTTTAATAGTTTGGACCAAATCGAAGCGATAAGTTATCCGGCCACCAAAGGTTGTGACCTATTTAtcctttttatctcattttttaatttgtcacctATTTCACctacattagaaattttttaattttccacctaTCTTGATATTTTGTCACCTTTTTCACCCTCTTTAATTCCAAAGtagaattttatttacaattttaatttatgaaacctTGTGGGACAGTCTTTTTAATTCAGTTCGCGGTTTCTGCTAGTGTCGGAGAATCAGCCGACAacaaattatactgttttttaaatttgggaagacgtgaatttaaactatttaataaataaatttttgacaaaattgttattatttaaattttataagggATGAcgcaaattattaaaaagagttGTCGATCTCTAAAGTGTGTTATTATTTAGACTAATACAGGAATATACTTTTTCCGTCTTGCATCTAATAAAACTTGTAGTTTTCTTTCTAAATCTggcggaaattttattttaaacttcaaaatgaacaaaatggTCGCCATTTTTCTGcaaatgttgaaagttaatttattcaaaaacactAGCCGTTTTCTATTCTTAATTTGTACTTTAGGTTTCTAAAAGTAAGTATCTTTTACATTACGTTTTAAAACGtcatattccaaatttttaccaCAATATATGAAACAAAAGGTTAgaatagtttttttctaaaatgatcatttccatgttttcattaaaaaacgttTTCTCACATTTTCCCCCTGTGCGTCTATTTTTGATgataatcaaaaacaaattttgaacttcacttactttgttttaaaatattttgtttctttcattactatttcacaaaaatatcttATCATCTCTAGAATGATAGCATAAAATAATgtgatgaaaaaaatacaattttatcctACATCATTCACATTTGAGTACAAGATTGATTAAATACGCAAAATAGAAGAAAGCTCCAACagactatttttttctttcttcaagatttcagaatgatttttttactgcTGTATCATGtgaagtttttgtaaaaattgtagattttcgtattttgcaaaaaaattaatgcagaaaaaaatggaataaagaacaaaaagtggaataccTTCATTAGGTCAAAGGTAAtgcgaaattttaaagaaaattttcaaacctttttttatattaattctgtCATTATTTTTCGGAGATACTCATGACATAGTTAAAAAGGATCTTCCGCCGGATTTAGAAAGAAACCTAAAAGATCCCATTTTTTTATCAGTGCGATAGAATACGTATCGTTTTATTTCCTTTGAAATGATTTAGTGGGAATTTGCCGTATTTGATAATCATAGTGTGACgcgtttaacaaataaaaatacgttACATAAGCTTATTAATATGTGTTAATACGTTTATTTTTGTATACAactttttttcacctttttgtcacctccttttgaaaaaaattgccttttttaactttttttaaaaataataggctaaatttatattaaaatttatattaaatttatattaaaatcataTCTAAGTTACAAAAAAGGTctgaaatcatgcatttgttatCAAAACTTTcgcttatatattttttcaagttttgatttttataatgcaCAAAATTGAAGATACTAAATtttcttattcttgaaattaatttaattttattaaagaatatctGTTAAAttctaagaagaaaaaaatattcttttgaggACTTCATTGACATCTAATTAAAGTTCTGAAATGATTCCTCAATATTTTTTATGGGAATATTAACCTAAAATTGCATCTTTAATATATGGAAAAtaattccaataataaaatttaaagaatttataaaagattttgaagaaaattcacttcaaaaaatcgaaaatgcaaaATCTTATTAAAGTTTACTACAGTAACTatcgtaaataaaaaataatctatgcctacaatttaactaaaaaggttgCAAGGATTTTAACGCAAACTACACCAAAGTTGgtcgttttccacaaaaaattttaagaaaatttcttcaagatattttgtggaatatttgactaaaatatCTTAGGGAATTTTCGGTTTACTTTAGGAACAATCCctaaataatctgaaaaaaattcctatataacgatttcaaattttccttAATCTTTGGGAACTTTCACCAACATATATTATTCAAGACAGATGAATAAATTTccccaatttttcgaaaatatttcacattattaaatagaaattttactaaaaatatttggGGAATGTtcgtgaaatttcgaaaaatatcacGTAAGATTCTTGTGACGAAAGCAAGACAcattgtaaaatcatttaaaatttgtaataaaaaatagacaattgAACATGGCTAAAAATCATACTATGTAAATATTAACTAATAATGAATAATatcttatatatatttaaatattattaaataaataataatatctaatatatatttaaataaatcctaatttaatttctttctcatAGAAAATATCTCTTGATTGTTAtccgaaatttttctaatttttgagaaGGCTcatcaaacatgaaaaaatgccCTGCGTTATATGGGGTTTACCCGTTTATTAAATTTCCTAACTTGTTAGAAACTTCTCCAGATTTATCAAATTCTttcaactttttgagaaaaatcgcaacgttaatgaaataaattccctaaattatatgaaacagagaattttcatttaaaaaaaaagagttggtGAAAATCTCCATATTTTTTCTTCCTCATAGAGGAAACTTTTTTACATTGTTGATCTCCCACatttcaaaaaaccaaaaaatattattgccaACGACAATAACTTTGATAATTGATTTGAACTAAAATCTTGGTTATTTCAAtcagaattttctaattaaattctaatAACGGAAGAAAATAACAAGCATTTTTcgtaaaagtttatatttaactcgaaattctggtaattttaagtagaatttttttgcatgattttttaaaacaaattagagaAAATTGAGGGTTCGTTTTTCAAtaattgcaaaaatgtttatatttaaagtaAATGTGCCAAAAACCAgatctcttaaaaaaatatttttgaaaaaacattattttaattgaaaatatttttaaatatacaaaaatatttattttaccaaTGTGTTTCGCAACTAAATTTTCCATTACTAtagtttcttcttcaaaattaagttttctatgGCTTGAATCGataaagcaattttcaaacaattaaaaaatttaactgtttttcaaacatttttaagaagtttcaaaaaattttagaagcaattttttttctttcaaaatatatgaCTGATAATATCATTTTGAGAATTAAAGGGAACTTTTATTTTCTAGAGACTTGATTTTTAGCATGACAACTACTCTTTAATGGAAGCACTAGTGGGAAATAtcatttaaatatcatataataaatgGAACTTGTTCCGGAACGGGAGATGAAGGAAAGgtgaatgaatttttgaatcgaaaacatTAACCGTAAAAAGCCATTTATAAAGCAAATCTCTTAGAATTTGTTCTTTCGCTTTTATTCTGAGACATATTGATATCTGATTCCgtctttaaaatttccattatttaGTGAAAACATCTTTTATGAATAGAAGCAATTTATATTTAGATGTTGGCTGTTTTTAGTATAGTtctgaataataatattctaatattttttacatattttaataaatgtttctaaacataagatgaacgatatttttcttcaaaaataatttaaatgttgcacaaatttaaaaaataattcattctcTGAGACTCGCTGGAACAAgccattcataaaatttttgccATAAAAACGATCATTGACCTATAagtaaattgtttctaaaaaggTTAgccatatatatttaaaaataaatgttactaaCAGTTTAGATGTTTCTGTTTTACATACTAggttaaaattaacatttgaaaatacGCTTTATACCTTTCACTAAAAGAAGTCactttattttgatctaaaaacaAGGTCAATGAAAAGAGCTGCTTTGAAAAAAGTTCGACCTAAAAGTTTTGCTTGATTATTCTTCAAGATAATATCTTgtaaagagtttaaacaaaattcaatctCTTTCCTTCTGGCAGAGGAGAGACCCACAGAAGAGGAACGAAAGAGCGTCCGCTTCGATTTGGAGAAAGAACCAGAGATCAAATTTACATATTCCGGCTCTGATGAAGATTGGGAATCCGATTCGGAAGAGCAGAAGATGAGGATATCAGCAATCGCCAATATAAAGAAGGTCACCTCAGTATTTTCCCTGCAGTCCCAAACGTCGGACCTTACAGATGATTCGCCAGACAATCAAACTCCTAGAGATCCATTCTTTCATCCAACTCTTCCAAAATTAAATCCTTTGGAACGAATGGACAAGTTCCTCAAAAAATCAAAAGTCGTCGGTAAGAGGTTCGTCGTTGAAAACGTTGATGAAGGTGAACACCTTACTCAAGTAGCAAAGGACAAATTGAACGATATCGACGATGATTTATCGCCTCGGAAATTCAGCAACGTCAGGAATATTGACATAGTCTCGAAAAGTGAGACTGATTCCAGCATTGCCTCCAGATCTAGTCTTCTGGATGAAATCCGAAAAAGCAAAGAACTTATGCTCGAGAGTATGAAACTTTCTGATCAGAAAGTAAAAAACAGCAAGCAACGCGAAAAGGATAATGTCTATAATTTAATGAAACTTAAACATGAGCTCGAAGCGGTGAAACGTGATCGAGAAAGCAATACTTCATCCTCTCCAGATGAACCAAAGAACTTAACCAActtcattttgaacaaagaacACGAAGAAACGATAAAATCACTAAGAGCagaattcgaaacgaaattagaagacaaaagaaaagaattagaGGAAAATTTTCAGGAGCAGAAGCTCGCGCTGGAAAAAAATCTCCAAGAGAAATTGGAGAACCTGAGAAAGGAGATGGCTGATAAAGAGGAGCAAGATATAAAGAAACTAGTCAGTGAGATGGATGAGACGAgagatgaaaatttgaagaaggtGAAAAGTGAACTGGAAGTCTGTTACGAAAAGGAGAGACAGGAGATCCTTGCTAATCTGAAAGCTGAACTGGATCAGAGGAAGCGCGAGCTGTTGGAGATCAGGAACCAAGAGATGGAGAAGCTGGAAATTGATCATGAAAAGAGTTTGGATGAcgagaaaaatgcaaaacttAAAGAACAAGACATTGCGAAGCAGCATAGTGAGAGGCTTGAAACCATGAAGAATGAGCTGGATAAGGAGTTCGATGACCTAAAGACTGAGCTTAGATTGCAGCAGAGGGAGAAGATTACCAAGATCACTGAAGAACACGAGAAGTGCCTTGCTGAGATCTTACGGGATTTTAGAACAGACGTAAGTCTTTCTTGAAATTCTTATGGGAGCTCTCATTAATTGACGACCCGAATAAAAGATCACTGTGGCGCTCAAAGTGGTGAGACCCCTGAACCCTTGAATTGAAGCGGCTTTCAGGGGCCCCTTACTCTGAGCGTCAGAAAGTCATAACCGGTGCTTCGATCCGGGCCCTCAATAATGTTCGAGTTTTTTTATGGGGTTGCGTTCGGAAAATCTTACGAATCCttaattaggggggggggggcagtctAAAACATTTCATACGTAAGTTTCTTCTttcttattatttgtttttttaatatgctAATTAGCTTCTGTTTTGGATGTCGAAATCACTTTTTATACTGCTATATTAtgtgtattgtttttttttcattatgtcATATTTCATATTGCATACTTCCAATAAATATAGATTCGAGGAGTTAAACCATTCTTGATATTTAGACGAAATCTcatgaaaaacaatgaaaatcctttaaaacatttataattttcacaatCCCTGAAAATCCTCAAATCCCCTTCATATTTCTTAATAAATCTTTCAATAGATCAAAATTCTCGGAAATATTTCTCTCTCTAAATCACTTCAACTATCTTTTCAAATCTCGTGACTTTCTTTGAAAcctcttaaaatcccttacaaACCCTTAAAATTTACAATCCCTTGAAGTCTGCGAATGtcattcttaatttcttaaaatccctttaaaccttttcaaatctatgaaaatcattgaaattgttCGAAATCCCGTATAATGTTTTAACCTCATTTTTATCCcgttcaaatcccttaaaatatttttaaatatttgctaatgttttaaaatatctttaaatccctGCAAGTCTTCTAAATCTCATTAAAATTCCGTGATATCCTTCAAAATTTGTAAGATTATTTCAGTATCgcatgaaatcattttaaatctattgaattccaatgacttattttttaatctcttaatatatcttaaaattctctaaaacttATGAAGAtacttgaaatatcttgaaacctttaaaaccccataaaaagcccttgcaatttttgaaaatctatgaaAGCTCATTAAAATTTCTAAGCATTGGTTGAAACCTGTGAAATATTTCGAGATCTTACGAAatcttccttgaaatctttaaaattcatttaaatctctaaaaatcctttgaaatcccgtgaaatcataAAAACTCCTTTGTATcacttaaaatccgttaaaatctcttaaaaccttcAAATTCTCATTAAAATCCCATGATATCCgtcaaaattcgtaaaaacatTTCCTGTCATATGTGATcctttaaaaccctttgaaatcctgTGACTTTCTTTGACATAGTTTAGAATCCCTTAATACCctttaaaaactatgaaaatccttACAATGTTATAATCCCTTACAAATCCCTTACACTcctttaaaatccatgaaaattcCTCTAATTTATAATAATcggataaaattgttgaaatttcgtgaaatatttcgaaatcttactagattttttttaaaatcccattaaaatttttaaactcgatGGAATCTTTTAGAGTCGTTTAATATCccgtaaaatatattaaaatttatttaaataatttcaaagctattaaaatttctggaaatttttttaaatcctttaaaatctcgtcaaattataaaaatcagtctATATACCTACTAAAAGCCGTTAAAAtctcttacatttttttgaaatctttttttaaatcttttaaactttctttaaatctcttaaaatcttcaaaatatcatttaaatcctCTGACATCCTTCAGAATCccataaaaatctattaaaatgctGTGTAATATtcggaaatcgtttgaaattccattaaatcttaagaaatcttctcaaatccgtggatatattttgtaatcttcggaaatatcttaaaatccttaaaatcccgtaaaatcacCAAAGTCGCTTTATATCTCTCAAGATCagataaaatctcttaaaattatttgaaatctttgaaaatcttttaaaaattctttaaatcacttCAACTCTTCGAAATCTCATTAAAATGCCCTtatgtcatttaaaatttgttaaattattttagtatcgcataaaatctttgagaatccTTTGAAACCTGCTACTTTCGTTAAATATCTTAAGATCGCTTAAAAcccttcaaatctttttaaatggcTTGAAATccgataaaatatttcttaattcgttaaatcctctaaaatctctgGGAATctaattcaatttcttaaactCCCTTAAAACCTCGTAAAATCTCTTCGAAAAATCGAGATTCTCTGAAATTGCAATAGATAATTTGTCCAATTtgttaaaatctgtgaaaaatctCGTAATCGTTTgggatctttttaaataccctaaaacttTTGTGATGTCCTGAGAGCatatgaaatcccttgaaatcttttttaaatactttcaaatcaatggtaatttttcgaatcttttcgatcttttttttatgaattaattgaaaaatataagatcTTGCATAAGAAGGGAAGGGAGAGGCTTGTACAAATTTTGCGAATCCTAGTAGGggtctaaattttaaaatgttatcctTACGTATTTAATGGACGTTCCCTATTGTTATTTTAAGTTCTAgatgtttcttttaaaattatcttttatttgcATCTCTTACAGTAGGTATCAAGAAACGTATCCGAGAGTGATCATCAGTGGGTCTCTGTAGACAGCGGATCcttttaattatttgacaaatGGGAAAATCAATTCTTATGATGAATATTCCTAAAAGTCTTAGCTAAAATATCCcatgatttatatttattaacattgcatagataaattatgataaataatgttCTATCCAGCAatagttttaagatttatattcgCAGCCCTGGTAAAATATCTGATATTTGAACGATTTAGTAGACATTTGATATTGTTTACTTGTTTATAACTAATAATCatcatatttcaaaaaagtggtaATATTTATTATAACTATTGATGAAATTATCGcttaagtaaacaaaaattacattttttgacggAATTTATTCATTCCTTCTAATTATTCAGTCAGAAAACGTAAGTTGggtattaaattcattttttatattattattacgtAAATCTACTCTTATGaatatttctttctaaaattgtattaaaaataactttttttaacaacttgCAAAAGAAAATTTGGTTTTAGAACTGAAGGGTTACAGAATTAGATAACCAACCTaatcggaatttttcaaaagatcgaataaacctttaataaaatcgaaatccccgtttaaatataaaacaaaaatccaCTCCTGACCGGAAACGTTtctgaattgaaatgaaaaaaatattatcaaaaaagttatcCAGTTTCGAGGAATAGTACGTGGAAGTTGACAAAAGTTACagaagcttatatttttaacttaaattttttgaattttatagagTATTTAAATAACTTATTATCTCAAATTAATGTATGAAACCCATTATGACTTTGAAATTTACCCGGCCCACAAATGAACACTCTCCCAGCTaattctttttatcatttttaatcgttttttttttatagatttagaatttttcatcCGGGAAGAATAGAATGCAATGGAACAGGCTTGAGACACTTTGATTTTTGTTTAGGAAGGACTCGCGCGGAAACTGTATAAGCAGAAGTTGGAGGAAATTCGTGCGGATTTTTCGAGAGACATAGAAAACCAAGTGAAGAAGCAGAGTGATAGAAAGTCGGGACCTCAGGAGAGCGTTGATTTCGAAAAGCTGCGATGCGAAAAGAGGCTGCTTGAAGATAAATACAATACCCTGAAAGAAAAGTATCTCAAATTAAAGAAGGAGGTACGTCTTGCTGTGGAGAGGAGAACCAAGCGGAAGGAAGGAAACACAACAGCTTCTGAAACCGAGAGGTCAACTTCGGCCAGGACAAGAACTGACAAAACGGAGTCCTCAGACCAGAAGTAAGCTTTCTTTCTTTATCCTACTCAACCCTTTTCgacaataattatttcaacaaattatcatttttaaatacaccCAACTGTCAGTTTAGCCACTTGCGGTTTAATAATTCCTATAACTGCTGGTCCGCGCAGTTTCTCAGCGCACGGGTTGAGAGACGGTTGCGACTTTTGCCTGAAAAACACTATGAGCGTAGCGGAAATGCGCAGAGCGTGGGTACTCATTTGAGtttattgcgcaatattatgcgcTCAGATTGGAAATTGTGCAGGCGGTCCTGACTGTTTCCGTTTCGATATTCCCGATTCAGGAACAAGGCTAATTGCAAGCAACCCTCGACTCCGTGACTAAACCGAGAGTCGGGCGTATTTATtcgatcaatatttttatttaaagttaggGTCCATCTATAAACTACGTATGCGAATCCTGCACGATGACGACCTGACCTAAGATtgcaagtcgaaatatattgaattttcaacaaaatagttgaactttgaacgaaGAGAGATAACTTTTCTCaccataaaagataaactttcaatccaaattgaaattttttttaacaaagcggttgaatctttgaacgaaaaaaacgactttcaaaaaatatttaaacttacaacctaaaaatatattttttttaccaattagtggaattaaaaagaaaattactaaaaactgtTCGATTTTCATgccaaagagacgatttttttagaagagagttgaattttccatctgaaaagttgaatttctaacaaaaaaagacgaaatttcaacaaaacacttgcatatttgacgaaaaatatgtctttaacaaactaattaaaatttcaagcaattagttgaattttttacctacgaagatgaattttcaatcaataagaattattttccaccacaaaatggattttcaaccaaacgcatgaatttttaatcaacgaatttaatttttgaatagaaaagatatgtttttaaacaaaaataaaaaatattaatttttggacaaaaattacttttaataaaataaaaaaaaacgaattttcaactagttgatTCTCAAGcacataaatgaaattttaacaaaggagattaacttttttactttctttttcctaaaggaatgaattttcatctaaagtaaagaatcttttaaaaaattaatttgcaaccaaacagttcaacAATCattcaagtagttgaactttcaaccaagaagatcatttttaacaaacaaaaaattaattttctaccaaaaaagatgaattatcaacaaaagatatgcattttgaaacaaataattttaatt carries:
- the LOC117168028 gene encoding centrosomal protein of 164 kDa isoform X5 yields the protein MSISQDSAATIVCREVFDETSHPSNEEVIEYAKRLGIDPDAEPHLLDLAREGLMAALPKGWSPCFHEGSKAWYYYQASTGTTTWEHPLDAVYKELVVQARAGNRQMSVDEDSKTTAKDLESHEDVTLPKESISSKSLPPQTKIPMKLAPLKKLKSDRIGSRKRELSFERVQSSKDLDPENQNESYSGLTDRVPRDYTNLRFQDPQFYESPKLLDSPIKGLDLKEVLKRSESLSPRYEKEWEQLTTKFSSEENIIDIDRLSASSLAKSNKSAESPDKDKHPRHPGQQKELTLTGGGSIFLKSNRSRDTTPSQDGGRFEDFLMLSGEQMMSSSSGDRLKSILREKPYEDEERPTEEERKSVRFDLEKEPEIKFTYSGSDEDWESDSEEQKMRISAIANIKKVTSVFSLQSQTSDLTDDSPDNQTPRDPFFHPTLPKLNPLERMDKFLKKSKVVGKRFVVENVDEGEHLTQVAKDKLNDIDDDLSPRKFSNVRNIDIVSKSETDSSIASRSSLLDEIRKSKELMLESMKLSDQKVKNSKQREKDNVYNLMKLKHELEAVKRDRESNTSSSPDEPKNLTNFILNKEHEETIKSLRAEFETKLEDKRKELEENFQEQKLALEKNLQEKLENLRKEMADKEEQDIKKLVSEMDETRDENLKKVKSELEVCYEKERQEILANLKAELDQRKRELLEIRNQEMEKLEIDHEKSLDDEKNAKLKEQDIAKQHSERLETMKNELDKEFDDLKTELRLQQREKITKITEEHEKCLAEILRDFRTDEGLARKLYKQKLEEIRADFSRDIENQVKKQSDRKSGPQESVDFEKLRCEKRLLEDKYNTLKEKYLKLKKEVRLAVERRTKRKEGNTTASETERSTSARTRTDKTESSDQKSPLKKPRSNSLTASKSQENQSQGQSAAEDSDDQKLAAGFPGTAITVGAKNILKFESDDATTASEANSNFLSKKKKNFTKKAASTSRINNNNVSSENPVENIRKQLEKLEDLGDQLPSNDTAYTLRYPFQDKCESPRDDTAKLTPVTASSELEFFRHRIHVERDSVRRAREALRQQRSAFQGRQRAWKQRSARTTLEQLVKEERELSDMEVSLHRTRSLLGEKVIHLRHLEQSLERVANAKKNENDVTVVKNDEQTLSDMSSASSGFSSTDLGTDTFIDKPDHYQESTEIIASLENLNSEIREIWGVLNKRQDNNVPPPPTLMYSDLRWLPYQHLTTQPSNVQGQSIILL